A genomic window from Labrus bergylta chromosome 7, fLabBer1.1, whole genome shotgun sequence includes:
- the LOC136179629 gene encoding electron transfer flavoprotein beta subunit lysine methyltransferase-like: MFGLFKSSTWSRCVKGSFTAFRRRCVSHSRRFIGENTEVVGEQSLTPELRLRLFTPSCRFWTERPELWPYEDPYWAIYWPGGQALSRFLLDHPAVCRGQTVLDLGSGCGASAIAAILCGAADVVANDIDPMAAVATHMNSELNGLQPPVCLTHNIIGSPPAAFHLILLGDMFYDQSLATSLHSWLNRCMETHGTKVLIGDPGRAQFEEHAIRRLLRPLAQFELPDSVREENYGLSCSGVWSYTPEL; this comes from the exons ATGTTTGGACTCTTTAAGTCCTCTACATGGAGCAGGTGTGTTAAAGGGTCGTTCACAGCATTCAGAcggaggtgtgtgtctcacagccGCAGATTTATCGGTGAAAACACGGAGGTGGTCGGAGAGCAGAGCCTCACCCCGGAGCTCAGACTGAGGCTGTTCACTCCCAGCTGCAGATTCTGGACGGAGAGACCCGAACTGTGGCCCTACGAGGACCCGTACTGGGCGATCTACTGGCCCGGAGGACAGGCGCTGTCACG gtttctcCTGGACCACCCCGCAGTGTGTCGGGGTCAGACCGTTCTGGATCTGGGCAGCGGCTGCGGAGCCTCCGCCATCGCCGCCATTCTGTGCGGTGCCGCTGATGTAGTGGCTAACGACATCGACCCTA TGGCAGCCGTGGCGACGCACATGAACAGTGAGCTGAACGGCCTGCAGCCTCCTGTGTGTCTCACCCACAACATCATCGGTTCACCGCCCGCCGCCTTCCACCTGATCCTGCTGGGCGACATGTTCTACGACCAGTCCCTCGCCACCAGCCTGCACAGCTGGTTGAACCGCTGCATGGAGACCCACGGCACCAAAGTCCTGATCGGAGATCCAGGAAGAGCTCAGTTTGAGGAGCACGCCATCCGACGCCTCCTGAGGCCGCTGGCTCAGTTTGAGCTGCCCgacagtgtgagagaggagaactACGGCCTGAGCTGCAGCGGCGTCTGGAGCTACACACCTGAactctga